In Aspergillus luchuensis IFO 4308 DNA, chromosome 1, nearly complete sequence, the following are encoded in one genomic region:
- a CDS encoding uncharacterized protein (COG:S;~EggNog:ENOG410PWTR;~InterPro:IPR005645,IPR029058;~PFAM:PF03959), translating into MFPPEPRPRIACFHGGGSKGEIYRIQCSRLASLLENDFEFVFFDGPYTRDAGPGVLPAFRGYEPYKSWVTNDSDGKELMDGSGYDDVGRDGIERVLKLMVQNDREQDEPAGPWVGAMGFSQGTRVVGGLLLDQQRRAASGWDANEGIQLKFGVCCMGAGAPLESEVSKHFNFEDNTVSLPTLHVHGLKDWVLPLSRLQYTKYYDSKTKKLYEVDYHHAMPWNTHEVQKLADLIRQIYKENA; encoded by the exons ATGTTCCCCCCCGAACCCCGCCCCCGCATCGCCTGCTTCCACGGCGGTGGCTCCAAAGGCGAAATCTACCGAATCCAATGCTCGCGCCTCGCCAGCTTGCTCGAAAATGACTTCGAATTCGTCTTTTTCGATGGTCCCTACACCCGCGACGCCGGTCCCGGCGTCCTCCCCGCCTTCCGCGGCTACGAGCCATACAAATCATGGGTGACGAATGACAGCGACGGCAAGGAACTCATGGATGGAAGTGGCTATGACGATGTTGGCCGGGACGGGATCGAGAGGGTCTTGAAGCTGATGGTGCAAAATGACCGAGAGCAAGATGAGCCAGCCGGTCCGTGGGTCGGTGCCATGGGATTCAGTCAAGGGACCAGAGTGGTGGGTGGATTGTTGTTGGATCAGCAACGCAGAGCTGCCTCGGGCTGGGATGCGAATGAGGGAATCCAGTTGAAATTCGGAGTTTGCTGCATGGGGGCGGGGGCACCGCTGGAATCGGAGGTTTCGAAAC ACTTCAACTTTGAAGATAACACAGTCTCGCTGCCTACATTGCATGTCCACGGGCTCAAGGACTGGGTACTGCCGCTCAGCCGACTCCAGTACACGAAATATTATGACTCGAAAACCAAGAAATTGTACGAGGTTGATTACCATCACGCCATGCCATGGAACACACACGAGGTACAGAAATTGGCGGATTTAATACGGCAGATATACAAGGAGAATGCCTAG
- a CDS encoding uncharacterized protein (COG:S;~EggNog:ENOG410PSW1;~TransMembrane:4 (i66-87o107-126i157-180o569-590i)): MAGDGQSNYDAVPVEEQATYQDSPSRPSSLQYEESTVDHPEDTEADPKGPRLQPLETSLLYRLLRLVFDIIVASISLLFVILGVWAYKIDGNLAGPDSTGSKLVKVAQYAPTIFPVLFAAIVGGSMKSIPSWCIQTHRGATVGLLQRCLGSQSISGAVLTQIQLGLFDFGAIMMVLLWSLSPLGSQASLRVISIVARDSSNLRNLTTINTFIGYQYGNAEGIAEAQRTVVYPTVAAIMAASLLEKRNQDLWGNVRFPMLENEQSLIDTTGHEWTAMPEGNNLTYASLVGTPVGNLADAGNTSFTLPGSYLYINCSKFGKSNQTGFTNYTSSSSPLPETGVDCTWASMRGGTQYQIAISQPCSNFRLLPEANTTRPSRQLQFESRVQATSMAEWTRAECDLTTTYIDANVTCTASASGSSSASTCQVSSVRASPEPPYDRNWTVFDLNEPFSSQPVLSLLSTFFPNAQVAGGDQPILAYLEDPYHAVVNPGSLQGTYTAGKKAFETRLAQILNSVLYIGINPSAFTGSFAEEEALAAKVVQENTVIPMSQPVPGASTTLVHEVVQCSRSWLGVLLAASLALFLCAIAGAILRFCTLAPDVLGSIAVAFLRNRIPDLAGSSTWSADEWVRHTRDTRLYLGDVEAEAEAGCIALATSPEDVQVPLVKNRLYM, translated from the exons ATGGCAGGGGACGGACAGTCTAACTACGACGCTGTTCCAGTCGAGGAGCAAGCAACATACCAGGATTCACCGTCGAGACCCTCGTCCCTACAATACGAGGAATCCACAGTCGACCACCCAGAGGACACTGAAGCGGACCCTAAAGGGCCTCGCTTGCAGCCTCTCGAGACCTCATTGCTGTACAGGCTTCTACGTCTAGTGTTTGACATAATTGTTGCCTCTATCAGCCTATTATTTGTCATTCTCGGTGTCTGGGCTTACAAGATCGACGGAAATCTTGCCGGCCCAGACTCCACGGGTTCCAAGCTCGTGAAAGTCGCACAATAC GCACCTACCATCTTCCCGGTACTCTTCGCCGCCATTGTCGGCGGCAGCATGAAGAGCATCCCCTCCTGGTGCATTCAGACTCATCGGGGAGCAACGGTCGGACTGTTGCAGCGATGTCTCGGGAGTCAGAGTATCTCGGGCGCGGTGCTCACACAGATACAGCTAGGCTTGTTTGATTTCGGCGCTATAATGATGGTTTTGTTGTGGTCTTTATCGCCATTGGGTAGCCAGGCCTCTCTCAGAGTCATTTCTATTGTGGCAAGGGATTCAAGTAATCTGCGGAACCTGACCACCATAAACACCTTCATTGGTTATCAATACGGCAATGCCGAAGGTATAGCAGAAGCCCAGCGCACTGTGGTATACCCCACCGTTGCGGCCATTATGGCGGCTTCACTCTTGGAAAAGCGCAACCAAGATCTTTGGGGCAACGTGCGCTTTCCTATGCTGGAAAATGAGCAGAGTCTGATCGACACGACCGGTCACGAATGGACGGCCATGCCCGAGGGAAATAATCTGACATATGCATCACTGGTCGGCACCCCCGTGGGCAATCTCGCGGATGCAGGAAACACCTCCTTCACCCTCCCAGGTTCATACCTGTATATCAACTGCTCGAAGTTCGGAAAATCCAACCAGACTGGCTTCACCAACTACACCTCCTCGAGTTCGCCACTTCCCGAGACTGGTGTTGACTGTACCTGGGCAAGCATGCGCGGCGGCACCCAATACCAAATCGCCATCTCCCAACCGTGCTCAAATTTCCGGCTGCTGCCCGAGGCGAACACCACCCGGCCTTCCCGCCAGCTTCAATTTGAGTCGCGGGTACAGGCGACTTCCATGGCAGAGTGGACGCGCGCTGAGTGCGATCTGACCACAACATACATTGACGCCAACGTGACCTGCACGGCCAGCGCCTCGGGCAGTTCCTCTGCCAGTACCTGCCAGGTTTCGTCGGTCCGCGCCTCGCCTGAACCCCCCTACGATCGCAACTGGACCGTCTTCGATCTCAACGAGCCGTTCAGCAGCCAGCCTGTCCTATCTTTACTCTCAACATTCTTCCCTAACGCCCAGGTCGCCGGCGGCGACCAGCCCATCCTCGCCTATCTGGAAGACCCCTACCACGCGGTGGTGAACCCTGGCTCCCTACAGGGCACGTATACGGCCGGCAAAAAAGCGTTCGAGACGCGGCTGGCTCAGATCCTCAATTCTGTGCTATACATCGGTATCAACCCGTCCGCGTTTACGGGGTCCTtcgcagaagaggaggcgtTAGCGGCGAAGGTGGTGCAGGAAAACACGGTCATCCCGATGTCTCAACCCGTGCCAGGGGCATCCACGACCCTCGTGCACGAGGTGGTCCAGTGCAGCCGGAGCTGGCTCGGCGTGCTGCTGGCTGCGTCGCTGGCGCTCTTCCTCTGCGCCATCGCCGGCGCCATCCTGCGTTTTTGCACCCTCGCGCCCGACGTACTGGGGTCAATCGCCGTGGCCTTCTTGCGCAATCGCATCCCCGATCTCGCTGGGTCCTCAACGTGGTCGGCGGATGAGTGGGTGCGGCATACCCGCGACACGCGATTGTACTTGGGAGATGTggaggccgaggccgaggcAGGCTGCATTGCTTTGGCGACCTCGCCAGAGGATGTGCAGGTCCCCCTAGTAAAGAACAGACTTTACATGTAA
- a CDS encoding uncharacterized protein (COG:E;~EggNog:ENOG410PMF9;~InterPro:IPR004839,IPR000796,IPR015424,IPR015421, IPR015422;~PFAM:PF00155;~SECRETED:SignalP(1-31);~go_function: GO:0003824 - catalytic activity [Evidence IEA];~go_function: GO:0008483 - transaminase activity [Evidence IEA];~go_function: GO:0030170 - pyridoxal phosphate binding [Evidence IEA];~go_process: GO:0006520 - cellular amino acid metabolic process [Evidence IEA];~go_process: GO:0009058 - biosynthetic process [Evidence IEA]): protein MSLELNRHLTCGIILNLLIVHLEFDIMTTQTSTITQTGTTPPSFFETAPYIPPDAIFALTAEYNADTFPQKVNLGQGTYRDENGQPWVLPSVRKSREMLVGQGLNHEYLPILGLQAFRQEASKMALGSGLYERIQSRLATCQGLSGTGSLHLAGLLLRSCRAPLPKIYIPSPTWSNHHQVFSSLGFTCESFGYYDDAQKNLDIDSYYSALKRAEPGSVVILHACAHNPTGCDPGKEQWKEVGRIIKEKGLFPLFDAAYLGFNSGNIDGDAFAIRYFVDDLNLEAGVCLSFAKNMGLYGERTGCLFFVAQTDKAATNTQSVLEMLQRSEVSNPPAYGAKIAATILSDQELKALWYKDLETMSGRIRAMRRALYDSLNNNGAPGNWDHLIRQSGMFGFLGLAPDVVQELKVQYHIYMAGNSRVSIAGLNDKNVEYVGRSIAECLKSK from the exons ATGTCACTAGAACTAAATAGACATTTGACCTGTGGCATTATTTTAAATCTCTTAATTGTTCATCTGGAATTTGACATAATGACAACTCAAACCAGCACAATCACACAGACGGGAACCActcccccttccttcttcgagACAGCCCCATACATTCCTCCCGATGCTATCTTTGCTCTAACTGCAGAGTACAATGCCGACACCTTCCCCCAGAAAGTGAACCTCGGGCAAGGAACCTACCGCGATGAGAATGGACAGCCATGGGTTCTGCCTTCGGTGCGCAAGAGTCGCGAGATGCTCGTTGGACAGGGTCTGAATCATGAGTATCTGCCGATCTTGGGTCTTCAGGCGTTTCGCCAGGAGGCAAGCAAGATGGCATTAGGCTCGGGGCTGTACGAGAGGATCCAATCTAGG CTCGCAACCTGCCAAGGTCTCTCTGGCACCGGGTCTCTTCATCTAGCAGGCCTACTCCTCCGAAGCTGCCGTGCCCCCTTACCAAAGATCTACATCCCCAGTCCCACATGGTCGAACCATCACCaagtcttctcctccctcgggTTCACCTGTGAATCCTTCGGATACTACGACGACGCCCAGAAGAATCTAGATATCGACAGCTACTACTCTGCTCTGAAACGGGCAGAACCGGGCTCGGTCGTTATTCTTCACGCGTGCGCGCATAATCCGACCGGCTGCGATCCTGGCAAAGAGCAATGGAAGGAAGTCGGTCGTATCATCAAGGAAAAGGGACTATTTCCTCTCTTCGATGCAGCATACCTTGGTTTCAATTCGGGTAATATCGATGGTGACGCTTTTGCGATTCGGTATTTTGTTGATGATTTGAACTTGGAGGCGGGTGTATGTCTGTCGTTTGCGAAGAATATGGGGCTGTATG GAGAGCGCACGGGTTGTCTGTTCTTCGTAGCTCAGACAGACAAAGCTGCTACCAACACACAGTCAGTGCTGGAGATGCTGCAGCGGTCTGAAGTCTCGAATCCGCCCGCTTATGGAGCTAAAATCGCTGCGACGATCTTGTCGGATCAGGAACTCAAGGCGCTCTGGTACAAGGACCTCGAGACCATGAGTGGCCGGATCCGGGCGATGCGGAGGGCTCTGTACGACTCCTTGAATAACAATG GTGCACCTGGTAACTGGGATCATTTGATCCGCCAGTCGGGAATGTTTGGATTCTTGGGTCTTGCACCGGATGTCGTTCAGGAGCTGAAGG TGCAATACCATATCTACATGGCGGGCAACTCGCGAGTCTCTATTGCTGGACTCAATGATAAGAATGTGGAGTACGTGGGTCGCTCGATTGCCGAGTGTCTGAAGAGCAAATAG
- a CDS encoding uncharacterized protein (COG:C;~EggNog:ENOG410PG0F;~InterPro:IPR018108,IPR023395;~PFAM:PF00153): MSSAEESDIAPVYTSKWRDTVKDLVAGAAGGVAQVVIGQPFDLVKVRLQTQGGTNNNALFLTQQIWKREGPVSFYKGSLIPLLGVGACVSIQFGTFHYFRQLIEHHNHQTHPNNPPTPTLPQYYLAGCFAGLTNSLISGPIEHIRIRLQTQPHGALALYTGPFDCARKIISQAGILRGLYRGQVATLIREGHGIGVWFASYEGFLGLAAHRQGKRREELPSWQIAVCGGLAGEMLWLLSHPVDVIKSKMQSDGFGRDQKYKGLREAVRMTWRGEGVGGLFSGIGPALARAMPVSAGTFAV, encoded by the exons ATGTCATCTGCTGAGGAATCAGACATAGCGCCTGTATATACCTCGAAATGGAGAGATACTGTCAAGGATCTGGTTGCGGGAGCGGCGGGCGGCGTTGCACAGGTAGTCATTG GACAACCATTTG ACCTCGTCAAAGTCCGCCTCCAAACCCAAGGAGGCACAAACAACAACGCTCTCTTCCTAACCCAGCAAATCTGGAAGCGCGAAGGCCCGGTATCATTCTATAAG GGCTCACTCATCCCCTTACTAGGCGTCGGCGCCTGC gtaagCATCCAATTCGGCACCTTCCACTACTTCCGCCAGCTCATTGagcaccacaaccaccaaacGCACCCAAACAACCCTCCAACCCCCACCCTTCCCCAATACTACCTCGCCGGCTGCTTCGCCGGCCTAACAAACAGCCTCATCTCCGGTCCGATCGAGCACATCCGGATCCGCCTACAAACCCAACCCCATGGCGCCCTCGCCCTGTACACCGGGCCTTTCGACTGCGCACGCAAGATAATCTCGCAAGCAGGAATTCTCCGCGGGTTATACCGCGGGCAAGTCGCAACCCTTATCCGCGAAGGCCACGGCATCGGAGTCTGGTTCGCGTCCTACGAAGGATTCTTGGGCCTTGCGGCGCATAGACAGGggaaaaggagggaggagttgCCGAGTTGGCAGATTGCCGTGTGTGGAGGGTTGGCGGGGGAGATGTTATGGTTGTTGAGTCATCCGGTGGATGTGATTAAAAGTAAGATGCAGAGTGATGGGTTTGGGAGGGACCAGAAATATAAGGGATTACGGGAGGCTGTGAGGATGActtggagaggggagggagtgggagggTTGTTCTCCGGGATCGGACCAGCGTTGGCAAGGGCGATGCCCGTTTCGGCGGGGACGTTTGCGGTGTGA
- a CDS encoding uncharacterized protein (COG:S;~EggNog:ENOG410PY5J) has translation MESSLPEQIFLDIPIADVINKTTKRQLVEPWASRYCTAIAEKRYGDAIWARYHIDGRAKDGIYTNLRDNGDGPFELHETSVYDVIMEDARELAQSDPELYSETLRFYRDSSPSDGRRDIIDGLFRIGSACLASG, from the coding sequence ATGGAATCATCCCTGCCTGAACAGATATTCCTCGATATTCCCATCGCAGACGTCATCAACAAAACGACTAAAAGACAACTAGTCGAGCCATGGGCATCTCGGTACTGCACAGCCATCGCTGAAAAGCGCTATGGTGATGCGATTTGGGCGCGATACCATATAGATGGACGCGCTAAAGATGGTATCTACACCAATCTGCGGGATAATGGTGATGGGCCATTTGAATTACACGAAACTAGTGTTTACGATGTGATTATGGAAGATGCCCGAGAACTTGCGCAAAGTGATCCGGAGCTTTATAGCGAGACACTTCGATTCTATCGCGATTCTAGTCCAAGTGACGGTCGACGGGATATCATTGATGGACTCTTCAGGATAGGATCGGCTTGCCTAGCTAGTGGGTGA
- a CDS encoding YoaK family protein (COG:S;~EggNog:ENOG410PKT1;~InterPro:IPR010699;~PFAM:PF06912;~TransMembrane:6 (i50-73o97-117i129-150o189-210i222-241o247-266i)) yields the protein MAHETAHYQEFPAHENDPLLGHRGPGSKPSPLSQLRRHLRTEIDPHRADLLLIFCYVITGLLDSSAVFIWGSFVSMQTGNTVYFGLGLAGVDESQRWLKSLISIGSFCIGSFFFAVLHRLFHSPRQRSALTLSFSLQLVCVAVAASIVTVQHTGKTDPLTWKIGVPLALVAFQSSGQAVSSRVLKCSSLTSVVLTSIYCDLFSSPALTSCSVLKAPDEWRRLGAVVGMLIGIVAGGLWARSEVGLPGALWTAVVLKGMIAAAWMLWKTKEVDDE from the coding sequence ATGGCGCACGAAACCGCGCACTACCAGGAATTTCCCGCCCATGAGAACGATCCTCTTCTGGGGCACCGTGGACCTGGCTCCAAACCTTCCCCCCTGAGCCAATTgcgccgccatctccgcaCCGAAATCGACCCGCACCGAGCAgaccttctcctcatttTCTGCTACGTCATCACGGGTCTCCTGGACAGTTCTGCCGTGTTCATCTGGGGCTCCTTTGTGAGCATGCAGACTGGCAACACGGTATACTTTGGACTagggctggctggggtggatgagagtcAACGGTGGCTTAAATCGCTCATCTCGATCGGCAGTTTCTGCATCGGCTCCTTTTTCTTCGCTGTGTTACACCGCCTGTTTCACTCGCCGCGGCAACGGTCCGCCCTGACTCTGTCCTTCTCCCTGCAGCTGGTTTgtgtcgctgtcgctgcgAGTATTGTCACGGTGCAGCACACCGGCAAGACTGATCCTCTGACGTGGAAGATTGGAGTGCCGTTGGCGTTGGTCGCGTTCCAGAGTAGTGGTCAGGCTGTGTCGAGTCGCGTGTTGAAGTGTAGTAGTTTGACGAGTGTTGTGCTTACTAGTATCTATTGTGACTTGTTCTCGTCGCCGGCACTGACCTCTTGCAGTGTGCTTAAGGCGCCTGATGAGTGGAGGCGACTGGGGGCTGTGGTGGGGATGTTGATTGGAATCGTGGCGGGTGGCTTGTGGGCAAGGAGTGAGGTTGGATTACCGGGCGCACTTTGGACGGCTGTAGTGTTGAAGGGAATGATTGCAGCTGCATGGATGTTgtggaagacgaaggaggttgatgatgagtag
- a CDS encoding DUF500 and UBA/TS-N domain protein (COG:S;~EggNog:ENOG410PHQA;~InterPro:IPR007461;~PFAM:PF04366) has translation MSQPPTNTNSHKMWDKTKSYGKMGFDKAWGALDKLGAPVNRLSNKLGSEAFWPMTLDKESEKVARILRSFCKDGVYVDEPAADTAPPVNSNDASSSKQKIDKPRGKQKVLKKIPSEVIRQAKGIVVFTAMRTGLWFSGAGGSGILIARVPETGDWSAPSGILLHTAGLGFLVGADIYDCVMVINTYEALEAFTKVRVTLGSEITVAAGPIGMGGVLESEVHKRRAPIWCYVKSRGFYAGVQIDGTIVIERNDENERFYGRKIPVKEILTGHVRTNNPSVRMLTHTIRSAQGDANFDQAPAGVQAPMGPSPSDYAPEDLQHTQMVHTGAAPGEGAPYQPGPQYPPRPQSGPGPQYQPGPQYQSGPQYQQGPQQGPGPQYQPGPQYQSGPQYQQGPQQGPGPQYQYQGDPQYQHGAPNQSGPQYQPPGAPYQPGPQYHPGHQ, from the coding sequence ATGTCACAACCGCCCACCAATACAAACAGCCACAAGATGTGGGATAAAACCAAGTCCTATGGAAAAATGGGCTTTGACAAAGCCTGGGGCGCCCTCGACAAGCTAGGCGCCCCTGTCAACCGACTCAGCAACAAGCTGGGTTCCGAAGCCTTCTGGCCCATGACCCTCGATAAAGAAAGCGAAAAGGTCGCCCGTATTCTCCGCAGTTTCTGTAAAGATGGAGTCTACGTGGACGAGCCAGCCGCGGACACTGCGCCTCCTGTCAACAGCAACGACGCATCGTCGTCGAAACAGAAAATTGACAAGCCGCGCGGAAAGCAAaaggtgttgaagaagatccccTCCGAGGTGATCCGGCAGGCAAAGGGGATAGTCGTGTTTACAGCCATGAGAACGGGCTTGTGGTTCAGTGGAGCTGGTGGAAGTGGCATTCTGATTGCCCGGGTACCGGAGACCGGGGATTGGAGTGCACCTTCCGGGATCTTGTTGCATACGGCTGGTTTGGGATTCCTTGTTGGTGCGGATATCTACGACTGCGTGATGGTTATCAATACCTACGAGGCGTTGGAAGCATTTACCAAGGTCAGAGTGACGCTGGGCAGCGAGATCACTGTTGCTGCGGGCCCGATTGGCATGGGCGGGGTGTTGGAGTCGGAGGTCCACAAGCGCCGGGCGCCGATTTGGTGTTATGTCAAGAGTCGGGGTTTCTATGCGGGGGTGCAGATCGATGGAACAATTGTTATTGAACGAAatgatgagaatgagagGTTCTACGGTCGGAAGATTCCTGTCAAAGAGATTCTGACGGGACATGTGCGCACGAATAACCCGTCCGTGCGAATGTTGACGCACACCATTCGTTCCGCGCAGGGTGATGCGAACTTTGACCAGGCTCCTGCTGGAGTGCAAGCCCCCATGGGACCGAGTCCTAGTGATTATGCACCTGAGGATCTTCAACATACTCAAATGGTTCATACTGGGGCGGCTCCAGGCGAGGGAGCACCTTATCAGCCAGGTCCTCAATATCCGCCTAGGCCCCAGTCTGGTCCTGGTCCGCAGTATCAACCCGGGCCCCAGTACCAGTCTGGGCCTCAATATCAGCAAGGACCTCAACAAGGGCCTGGTCCGCAATATCAACCTGGTCCCCAGTACCAGTCTGGGCCTCAGTATCAGCAGGGACCTCAACAAGGCCCTGGTCCGCAATACCAGTATCAGGGTGATCCGCAGTACCAACATGGTGCCCCAAATCAGTCGGGTCCTCAATATCAGCCACCGGGTGCGCCATACCAGCCTGGTCCCCAGTATCACCCGGGTCATCAGTAG
- a CDS encoding uncharacterized protein (COG:S;~EggNog:ENOG410PNJZ;~InterPro:IPR036291,IPR016040;~PFAM:PF13460), translating into MKIILTGSTGFIGHEILTQCLRNPHITSIIALSQRPLPTNNPKLTVRLVDGFLTYPESLLQELRGAEACIWAIGVNRTRDTETARRINVEYTMAAMRTFGTHLSFSVEGGGNKFRFVYLSGGMSERDQSRSLWMAGETRKIRGQVENELTDYEKNNNNVEVYIARPGMVLARGMSLRTVVFGMGPSIWVDDLAKVLVDVAVKGDGDGERILENERMLRWEH; encoded by the exons ATGAAAATAATCCTCACCGGCAGCACCGGCTTCATCGGCCACGAAATCCTCACTCAATGTCTCCGAAACCCGCACATCACATCCATCATTGCGCTGTCCCAGCGCCCGCTCCCTACCAATAACCCCAAACTCACGGTCAGACTCGTGGATGGTTTCCTCACATACCCTGAGAGTTTATTGCAGGAGTTGAGGGGAGCGGAGGCGTGTATTTG GGCGATCGGGGTGAACAGAACCCGAGATACCGAAACAGCTCGGAGAATCAACGTTGAGTATACGATGGCTGCGATGAGGACCTTTGGCACACATTTGTCTTTCTCagttgagggagggggaaacaAGTTCCGCTTCGTTTATCTGAGCGGAGGGATGTCGGAGAGGGATCAGAGTAGGTCGTTGTGGATGGCGGgggagacgaggaagattAGG GGACAAGTTGAGAATGAATTAACCGACTacgagaagaacaacaacaatgtaGAGGTGTATATTGCTCGACCGGGGATGGTTCTTGCACGGGGAATGAGTTTGAGGACAGTGGTTTTTGGAATGGGCCCGTCGATTTGGGTGGATGATTTAGCAaaggtgttggtggatgttGCTGTGAAAGGGGAcggagatggggagaggaTATTGGAGAATGAGAGGATGTTGCGGTGGGAGcattaa
- a CDS encoding uncharacterized protein (COG:G;~EggNog:ENOG410PHMM;~InterPro:IPR006045,IPR014710,IPR011051,IPR017774;~PFAM:PF07883,PF00190;~SECRETED:SignalP(1-26);~go_process: GO:0033609 - oxalate metabolic process [Evidence IEA]) — translation MQLPLSPRRLLLSFATVAALLHPSHGGPVPNEAYQQLLQIPASSPSMFFQDKPFTPDHRDPYDHKVDAIGEGHEPLPWRMGDGATIMGPRNKERERQNPDMLRPPSTDHGNMPNMRWSFADSHIRIEEGGWTRQTTVRELPTSKELAGVNMRLDEGVIRELHWHREAEWAYVLAGRVRVTGLDLEGGSFIDDLEEGDLWYFPSGHPHSLQGLSPNGTEFLLIFDDGGFSEESTFLLTDWIAHTPKSVLAGNFRMRPQTFKNIPQSEKYIFQGSVPDSIPKELPRNFKASKQRFTHKMLAQKPEHTSGGEVRITDSSNFPISKTVAAAHLTIHPGAIREMHWHPNADEWSYFKRGRARVTIFAAEGNARTFDYVAGDVGIVPRNMGHFIENLSDDEEVEVLEIFRADRFRDFSLFQWMGETPQRMVAEHVFKDDPDAAREFLKSVESGEKDPIRSPSD, via the exons ATGCAGCTACCCCTGTCACCACGTCGGCTGTTGCTGAGTTTCGCGACCGTGGccgccctcctccatcccagtCATGGAGGCCCGGTCCCTAACGAAGCATACCAGCAACTATTGCAGATTCCCGCATCGTCCCCATCCATGTTCTTCCAGGACAAGCCATTCACCCCTGATCATCGCGACCCCTATGACCACAAGGTAGATGCGATCGGTGAAGGCCATGAACCCTTGCCCTGGCGCATGGGAGATGGAGCCACCATCATGGGACCCCGCAACAAGGAGCGTGAGCGCCAGAACCCCGACATGCTCCGTCCCCCGAGCACAGACCATGGCAACATGCCCAACATGCGGTGGAGCTTTGCAGACTCTCACATCCGCATCGAG GAGGGCGGCTGGACACGTCAGACTACCGTACGCGAGCTGCCAACGAGCAAGGAACTTGCTGGGGTGAACATGCGCCTGGATGAGGGTGTCATCCGTGAGCTGCACTGGCATCGGGAAGCAGAGTGGGCGTATGTGCTGGCCGGGCGTGTACGAGTTACTGGTCTTGACCTGGAGGGGGGCAGCTTCATTGATGACCTCGAGGAGGGTGACCTCTGGTACTTTCCCTCGGGCCATCCGCACTCACTCCAGGGTCTCAGTCCCAATGGCACTGAGTTCTTACTGATCTTTGATGATGGGGGCTTTTCCGAGGAGTCCACATTCTTGTTGACCGACTGGATTG CACATACACCAAAGTCCGTCCTCGCTGGCAATTTCCGCATGCGCCCGCAAACATTCAAAAACATTCCGCAATCTGAAAAGTATATCTTCCAGGGCTCTGTCCCAGACTCTATCCCCAAAGAGCTCCCCCGCAACTTCAAAGCATCCAAGCAGCGCTTCACGCATAAGATGCTCGCACAAAAGCCAGAGCATACCTCGGGCGGAGAGGTGCGCATCACTGACTCGTCCAACTTTCCCATCTCCAAGACCGTCGCGGCCGCCCATCTGACCATCCACCCGGGAGCTATCCGCGAGATGCACTGGCATCCCAATGCAGATGAATGGTCCTACTTCAAGCGCGGTCGGGCGCGAGTGACCATCTTTGCTGCCGAGGGCAACGCTCGTACGTTTGACTACGTAGCAGGAGATGTGGGCATTGTTCCTCGCAACATGGGGCATTTCATTGAGAACCTcagtgatgacgaggaggtcgaggtgTTGGAGATCTTCCGGGCAGACCGATTCCGCGACTTTTCGTTGTTCCAGTGGATGGGGGAGACGCCGCAACGGATGGTGGCGGAGCATGTGTTCAAGGATGATCCGGATGCTGCCCGGGAGTTCCTTAAGAGTGTAGAGAGTGGGGAGAAGGACCCGATCCGGAGCCCGAGCGACTGA